From the genome of Bactrocera oleae isolate idBacOlea1 chromosome 2, idBacOlea1, whole genome shotgun sequence, one region includes:
- the LOC106622804 gene encoding nuclear pore complex protein Nup214 has product MLKILNYLGISLLLFSTCAQAQSGYNYARPEIANVAGGGVGSSNVLRPIVPVGSNTLTASPTSPLGFPSTAGTAYGGTGGAAATPFPSFGTQPSALGATGQGAYSGATSGAALQVGGGFNAAKRPILAGQQRSGGGGVFSGGLTGITSGRSAYGNAPRVSGLNDVDYSGEGDYSAIPGVPAVDYPVYAEVPQTNFDCAQQLSGYYSDVEAQCQVFHICALNRTYSFICPNGTIFSQETLVCVWWNQFECATAPALYGNNAYIYDYGSEQRTAGVYSSSGGAAALGARQPTSYPGAGSGSSLRATSATLPSAGGIFGAANLRPTAFGAIPSTVTPVPSTAGYNANTGRFPTASAAGGQSFNTAVAPISVAQSTYGSGGVGVGGGSGVPTGTSNSNANSNREYLPPSQRQRRP; this is encoded by the exons ATGTTGAAAATACTGAATTATTTAG GAATTTCACTGCTGCTATTCAGCACGTGTGCACAG GCGCAAAGTGGCTACAACTATGCACGCCCTGAAATTGCGAACGTCGCTGGAGGCGGAGTTGGCAGCTCGAATGTCTTGCGTCCGATAGTACCCGTCGGCAGCAACACCTTGACCGCCTCTCCGACTTCGCCACTGGGTTTCCCGTCCACCGCTGGCACTGCTTATGGTGGCACAGGCGGGGCTGCCGCTACACCTTTCCCCAGCTTTGGCACGCAGCCGTCGGCGCTAGGTGCTACTGGACAAGGCGCTTATTCAGGTGCCACAAGTGGTGCGGCATTACAAGTGGGCGGTGGTTTCAACGCGGCTAAGCGTCCTATTTTAGCGGGACAGCAACGCAGTGGTGGAGGAGGCGTATTCAGCGGTGGTCTGACGGGTATTACAAGCGGTCGGTCGGCATACGGCAATGCACCACGCGTTTCAGGACTTAACGATGTGGACTATAGTGGCGAAGGCGATTATTCAGCCATACCGGGTGTACCAGCCGTTGATTATCCCGTATATGCGGAGGTACCGCAGACAAATTTCGATTGCGCACAGCAACTGTCTGGTTATTACTCGGACGTCGAAGCGCAGTGCCAAGTATTTCACATATGCGCACTCAACCGAACCTACTCATTTATTTGTCCGAATGGCACGATCTTCAGTCAGGAGACACTCGTGTGCGTATGGTGGAATCAATTTGAATGCGCAACGGCACCTGCTCTATACGGCAACAATGCTTACATATATGATTATGGCAGCGAACAACGCACTGCAGGCGTTTATAGCAGTTCTGGAGGCGCCGCAGCATTAGGTGCACGCCAACCGACCAGTTATCCAGGCGCAGGTAGTGGCAGCAGCTTACGTGCTACAAGCGCTACATTGCCCTCTGCTGGCGGTATTTTCGGTGCTGCCAATTTACGTCCCACCGCTTTCGGCGCTATCCCTAGCACTGTGACACCAgtgccgtcgacggcaggttaTAATGCAAATACTGGTCGCTTTCCTACTGCCTCGGCAGCCGGCGGGCAGTCCTTTAATACTGCCGTTGCACCGATTTCTGTCGCGCAGTCTACGTATGGTTCCGGTGGTGTTGGTGTCGGCGGCGGTAGTGGTGTGCCGACAGGCACGAGCAATTCTAACGCAAATAGCAATCGCGAATATTTACCACCATCGCAGCGGCAGCGACGTCCCTAA
- the thw gene encoding probable serine/threonine-protein kinase nek3 isoform X1, whose amino-acid sequence MRPFKDFFVFKMETRKLGMKFVLSVLLLVTMLSFSSAETNQSDSTPARVLAKQTGAAQFEEERYETHTDVNEHKHHLKKRSSDEDVDYEVYQGVVGRPGIDFPIYPRIPKTTFSCRSFGNGYFADMETDCQVFHICEDGRKISFLCPNGTIFQQSELTCDWWFKVNCLGSPGYYADSAEILNKQRVQRIRPSVPVQGFNIVGGGLNIKAKVNNEVPRPRQSAKPERRFDSNEEPSLETVDFEDLSGEKQLKGEKTQIPASIDNNNNNDETQITAESGSFVDGRRRNSFGYEKPNVDIVETKSAENRGRNNGRNSAYVEGRRGNGNNNVDGNKKDNISNSNDNASGSRNGNEKASRNGNNNSKENASRNGNNSGNGNGNGNNTDNSNDRSTTPRKGYNYQKESAERARDGKRGQQRYREDVKSQLNSQESKEVAVDSREFSKKPSLLEKPRQVVPVEGRAKSRSGSSIKSDESDSNEPRYSTRFVETRLPNTTPYQALGTYSTARRLDTTRSTPFYTPTVPTVAKSKTTEGKGFYIKGSPVVGSNIVASTPNPKRRVVSQDTTSNSTPITTLRPLIIGMRYNHESSGEKHKTAVSSKSSFDVDLPVHRARKRPDSADLTTTSTTPAPTGPTYLPRNAARPKTTSNSGGDDFLFAPQPLIDGDDSVTRNVQEMIKTINLLKTKFDDVDQTKFQGQAREGLDIPPSSGPDALVSLAKYFANEQNAASSNSVSSSAENKGIARTDASIPITTLKYSLKPIKITEQVDATTATNIGVSKKSEDIRTSLLSERTVNQYSNLFGLHAAGGKSTENITGRSSGTNGSGASNDQLSLFPQIGTTGATISQLAEEPNSRKIAHVFSEAISSYLEDPKTFRAQLEAVRPTEPTIVSGKPNFEPVTATDRSLFNSGTAATYLPTQSPIVTEPPATASSIAAEINNNFDFSTPSNDFLSTTDAPDTTTYRPRFNDARGQQLRKQFSAELQSALGESSEHEEFLHGEHTQSFVIPRNNRVKAAYTSDVGNKPTENPWNHISQTDFLDPLTINDGLMKEPRTTTISSLNFAQKDTTTLVPATTLRGQLSVLSSDAQRTTARTSEQYTRVGSAEETTHHPAATNQSPEFDSWQELFHAYNLPQESLPSSNGLQRIANKLFGGLNESEALHLKNVMQQAEHNRQVLSLLLLLIQTCDDQNGRALERSRKHLLNALIDMDGKLANEGGKSAHNKGASVPAAAAAASQPIISTTARIVDTTIRQAATTNLPLAGSTTTEAGAWTTTTIPAVTQSSGSMEETTKFEIRVEDPEESTVNTIASSHGGSSGSGSTSSNSDERALELLKSLYSLASKFTSRR is encoded by the exons atttttttgtttttaaaatggaaACACGAAAGCTGGGAATGAAATTTGTACTCAGCG TTCTACTGCTCGTCACAATGCTTAGCTTCAGCAGCGCCGAAACAAAC CAGAGCGACAGCACGCCAGCACGGGTTTTAGCCAAACAAACCGGTGCCGCTCAGTTTGAGGAGGAACGTTATGAGACGCATACGGATGTTAATGAACACAAACATCACTTGAAAAAGCGCTCTTCCGATGAGGATGTGGACTATGAGGTGTATCAGGGCGTGGTCGGCAGGCCGGGCATAGATTTTCCCATCTATCCACGTATACCGAAAACGACATTTAGTTGCCGCTCTTTCGGCAATGGATACTTTGCGGATATGGAGACAGATTGCCAG GTATTTCATATCTGCGAAGACGGACGCAAGATATCCTTCCTCTGTCCCAATGGCACAATTTTTCAACAAAGTGAACTCACTTGTGACTGGTGGTTCAAGGTGAATTGTCTTGGCTCACCCGGTTACTATGCAGACAGTGCAGAGATACTCAATAAACAGCGCGTACAACGCATACGCCCCTCCGTACCGGTGCAAGGTTTCAATATTGTCGGTGGTGGCTTGAATATAAAGGCAAAAGTGAACAATGAAGTACCACGTCCACGGCAATCGGCTAAGCCGGAGCGACGTTTCGACTCGAATGAAGAACCTTCTCTGGAAACTGTAGATTTTGAGGACCTTTCTGGAGAAAAACAATTGAAGGGAGAAAAGACACAGATACCGGCGAGTatcgacaacaataacaataacgatGAAACACAAATTACCGCTGAAAGTGGGTCTTTCGTAGACGGGCGAAGGCGCAACAGTTTTGGCTACGAAAAGCCGAATGTAGACATTGTGGAAACGAAATCTGCAGAAAATCGTGGAAGAAATAATGGACGTAATAGTGCTTATGTGGAAGGACGGCGTGGAAATGGCAATAACAATGTGGATGGCAATAAAAAAGATAATATTAGTAATAGTAACGATAACGCTAGTGGAAGCAGAAATGGGAATGAAAAAGCGAGTAGAAACGGAAATAATAACTCCAAAGAAAATGCTAGCAGAAACGGTAATAACAGTGGCAACGGTAATGGCAATGGCAACAACACTGACAACAGCAATGATCGCTCTACTACCCCTCGTAAAGGTTACAACTATCAAAAGGAGTCTGCGGAACGTGCTCGAGATGGTAAGCGTGGTCAACAGCGTTATCGTGAGGATGTTAAGTCTCAACTCAACTCACAGGAATCAAAAGAAGTAGCTGTTGATAGCCGGGAATTCAGTAAGAAACCTTCATTGCTTGAGAAGCCACGCCAAGTAGTCCCTGTGGAGGGTCGCGCGAAATCACGTTCTGGTTCCTCTATTAAATCTGATGAATCGGACTCAAATGAGCCAAGATACTCAACACGTTTTGTAGAAACACGTTTACCAAATACTACACCATATCAAGCTCTTGGCACATATTCGACCGCGCGGCGACTTGATACGACACGTAGCACACCCTTCTATACACCAACTGTGCCAACTGTGGCTAAATCCAAGACCACTGAAGGTAAAGGATTTTACATTAAGGGTTCACCGGTTGTGGGATCAAATATTGTTGCTTCCACACCAAATCCCAAACGAAGAGTGGTTTCACAGGATACTACCTCTAACTCAACACCTATTACAACACTCCGTCCACTTATAATCGGCATGAGGTACAATCACGAATCATCCGGGGAGAAACATAAAACTGCAGTTTCGTCGAAGAGTTCTTTTGATGTAGATTTACCAGTGCACCGAGCAAGAAAACGTCCAGACTCTGCTGATCTTACAACTACTTCCACTACACCAGCGCCCACAGGACCGACTTATTTGCCACGCAATGCCGCACGTCCAAAAACGACATCAAATTCTGGTGGTGACGATTTCCTCTTTGCACCGCAACCACTCATTGATGGCGATGACTCAGTAACACGCAATGTACAGGAAATGATAAAGACTATTAACTTgttgaaaactaaatttgatGACGTTGATCAGACAAAATTCCAAGGACAAGCACGTGAGGGTTTGGATATACCTCCTTCATCAGGACCAGATGCTTTAGTCTCATTAGCCAAATATTTTGCGAATGAGCAGAATGCCGCGTCAAGTAACTCAGTAAGTAGTTCAGCAGAAAACAAAGGCATAGCGCGTACCGACGCAAGCATTCCCATAACGACATTGAAATACTCATTAAAACCCATAAAAATCACTGAACAAGTTGACGCTACAACCGCAACCAATATTGGTGTTAGCAAAAAGTCTGAAGACATACGCACCAGTCTGCTCAGTGAACGCACTGTCAATCAGTATTCTAATCTATTTGGACTGCACGCTGCTGGTGGCAAATCCACAGAAAATATAACAGGCCGCAGCAGTGGCACAAATGGATCCGGTGCGTCTAATGATCAGTTAAGCTTATTCCCACAAATAGGAACCACCGGTGCTACAATTAGTCAACTGGCCGAAGAGCCTAACTCCCGGAAAATAGCACATGTCTTCTCGGAAGCCATATCTAGTTATTTAGAAGATCCCAAAACATTCCGGGCACAACTTGAAGCAGTCAGACCGACTGAACCAACAATAGTTAGCGGAAAACCAAATTTTGAACCTGTTACAGCGACCGATAGGTCATTGTTTAACTCAGGCACAGCTGCTACTTATCTTCCCACGCAGTCGCCAATAGTTACTGAACCGCCAGCCACCGCATCGAGTATCGCTGCCGAAATCAACAACAACTTCGACTTTTCTACACCCTCAAATGACTTCTTGAGCACCACAGATGCACCCGACACCACAACCTACCGACCACGTTTCAATGACGCACGCGGACAACAGTTGCGAAAACAATTCTCAGCAGAATTACAATCGGCTCTGGGTGAATCAAGTGAACATGAAGAATTTCTCCATGGTGAGCACACTCAATCGTTTGTTATACCTCGCAATAACAGAGTTAAAGCTGCATACACCTCCGATGTGGGCAATAAACCAACCGAAAATCCCTGGAATCACATTTCACAGACCGATTTCCTTGACCCTCTGACAATTAATGACGGTCTGATGAAGGAGCCACGCACCACAACCATTAGTTCATTGAATTTTGCTCAAAAGGACACTACAACACTAGTCCCTGCCACAACTCTCCGCGGCCAATTAAGTGTACTCTCATCGGATGCACAACGCACCACAGCACGAACTAGCGAGCAGTACACACGCGTAGGTTCTGCCGAAGAGACAACACACCATCCTGCTGCCACCAACCAATCACCCGAATTCGACTCTTGGCAAGAACTGTTTCACGCATACAATCTGCCACAAGAGTCACTGCCCTCTAGCAATGGTTTGCAACGTATTGCCAATAAACTGTTCGGCGGCCTCAATGAATCAGAAGCATTACATCTGAAGAATGTTATGCAACAAGCGGAACACAATCGTCAGGTGCTAAGTCTATTGCTATTACTCATACAGACGTGCGACGACCAAAATGGCAGAGCCTTGGAACGCTCGCGCAAGCATCTTCTGAATGCGCTCATTGATATGGACGGCAAGTTGGCAAATGAAGGTGGCAAGTCTGCACATAACAAAGGAGCCTCTGTGCCAGCAGCCGCAGCGGCGGCTTCCCAGCCAATAATCTCCACAACCGCACGCATAGTGGACACCACAATTCGGCAGGCAGCCACCACTAATTTACCGTTAGCCGGCAGTACTACCACTGAAGCCGGCGCGTGGACGACGACAACAATCCCCGCAGTCACACAATCAAGTGGCAGCATGGAGGAGACCACGAAATTCGAGATACGTGTGGAGGATCCAGAGGAGAGTACAGTCAACACGATTGCGTCGAGCCACGGTggcagcagcggcagcggcagcaCCAGCTCGAACTCAGATGAACGCGCCTTAGAGCTACTCAAGTCATTATACTCGTTGGCCTCAAAGTTCACAAGCAGACGATAA
- the thw gene encoding probable serine/threonine-protein kinase nek3 isoform X2 produces MRPFKDFFVFKMETRKLGMKFVLSVLLLVTMLSFSSAETNSDSTPARVLAKQTGAAQFEEERYETHTDVNEHKHHLKKRSSDEDVDYEVYQGVVGRPGIDFPIYPRIPKTTFSCRSFGNGYFADMETDCQVFHICEDGRKISFLCPNGTIFQQSELTCDWWFKVNCLGSPGYYADSAEILNKQRVQRIRPSVPVQGFNIVGGGLNIKAKVNNEVPRPRQSAKPERRFDSNEEPSLETVDFEDLSGEKQLKGEKTQIPASIDNNNNNDETQITAESGSFVDGRRRNSFGYEKPNVDIVETKSAENRGRNNGRNSAYVEGRRGNGNNNVDGNKKDNISNSNDNASGSRNGNEKASRNGNNNSKENASRNGNNSGNGNGNGNNTDNSNDRSTTPRKGYNYQKESAERARDGKRGQQRYREDVKSQLNSQESKEVAVDSREFSKKPSLLEKPRQVVPVEGRAKSRSGSSIKSDESDSNEPRYSTRFVETRLPNTTPYQALGTYSTARRLDTTRSTPFYTPTVPTVAKSKTTEGKGFYIKGSPVVGSNIVASTPNPKRRVVSQDTTSNSTPITTLRPLIIGMRYNHESSGEKHKTAVSSKSSFDVDLPVHRARKRPDSADLTTTSTTPAPTGPTYLPRNAARPKTTSNSGGDDFLFAPQPLIDGDDSVTRNVQEMIKTINLLKTKFDDVDQTKFQGQAREGLDIPPSSGPDALVSLAKYFANEQNAASSNSVSSSAENKGIARTDASIPITTLKYSLKPIKITEQVDATTATNIGVSKKSEDIRTSLLSERTVNQYSNLFGLHAAGGKSTENITGRSSGTNGSGASNDQLSLFPQIGTTGATISQLAEEPNSRKIAHVFSEAISSYLEDPKTFRAQLEAVRPTEPTIVSGKPNFEPVTATDRSLFNSGTAATYLPTQSPIVTEPPATASSIAAEINNNFDFSTPSNDFLSTTDAPDTTTYRPRFNDARGQQLRKQFSAELQSALGESSEHEEFLHGEHTQSFVIPRNNRVKAAYTSDVGNKPTENPWNHISQTDFLDPLTINDGLMKEPRTTTISSLNFAQKDTTTLVPATTLRGQLSVLSSDAQRTTARTSEQYTRVGSAEETTHHPAATNQSPEFDSWQELFHAYNLPQESLPSSNGLQRIANKLFGGLNESEALHLKNVMQQAEHNRQVLSLLLLLIQTCDDQNGRALERSRKHLLNALIDMDGKLANEGGKSAHNKGASVPAAAAAASQPIISTTARIVDTTIRQAATTNLPLAGSTTTEAGAWTTTTIPAVTQSSGSMEETTKFEIRVEDPEESTVNTIASSHGGSSGSGSTSSNSDERALELLKSLYSLASKFTSRR; encoded by the exons atttttttgtttttaaaatggaaACACGAAAGCTGGGAATGAAATTTGTACTCAGCG TTCTACTGCTCGTCACAATGCTTAGCTTCAGCAGCGCCGAAACAAAC AGCGACAGCACGCCAGCACGGGTTTTAGCCAAACAAACCGGTGCCGCTCAGTTTGAGGAGGAACGTTATGAGACGCATACGGATGTTAATGAACACAAACATCACTTGAAAAAGCGCTCTTCCGATGAGGATGTGGACTATGAGGTGTATCAGGGCGTGGTCGGCAGGCCGGGCATAGATTTTCCCATCTATCCACGTATACCGAAAACGACATTTAGTTGCCGCTCTTTCGGCAATGGATACTTTGCGGATATGGAGACAGATTGCCAG GTATTTCATATCTGCGAAGACGGACGCAAGATATCCTTCCTCTGTCCCAATGGCACAATTTTTCAACAAAGTGAACTCACTTGTGACTGGTGGTTCAAGGTGAATTGTCTTGGCTCACCCGGTTACTATGCAGACAGTGCAGAGATACTCAATAAACAGCGCGTACAACGCATACGCCCCTCCGTACCGGTGCAAGGTTTCAATATTGTCGGTGGTGGCTTGAATATAAAGGCAAAAGTGAACAATGAAGTACCACGTCCACGGCAATCGGCTAAGCCGGAGCGACGTTTCGACTCGAATGAAGAACCTTCTCTGGAAACTGTAGATTTTGAGGACCTTTCTGGAGAAAAACAATTGAAGGGAGAAAAGACACAGATACCGGCGAGTatcgacaacaataacaataacgatGAAACACAAATTACCGCTGAAAGTGGGTCTTTCGTAGACGGGCGAAGGCGCAACAGTTTTGGCTACGAAAAGCCGAATGTAGACATTGTGGAAACGAAATCTGCAGAAAATCGTGGAAGAAATAATGGACGTAATAGTGCTTATGTGGAAGGACGGCGTGGAAATGGCAATAACAATGTGGATGGCAATAAAAAAGATAATATTAGTAATAGTAACGATAACGCTAGTGGAAGCAGAAATGGGAATGAAAAAGCGAGTAGAAACGGAAATAATAACTCCAAAGAAAATGCTAGCAGAAACGGTAATAACAGTGGCAACGGTAATGGCAATGGCAACAACACTGACAACAGCAATGATCGCTCTACTACCCCTCGTAAAGGTTACAACTATCAAAAGGAGTCTGCGGAACGTGCTCGAGATGGTAAGCGTGGTCAACAGCGTTATCGTGAGGATGTTAAGTCTCAACTCAACTCACAGGAATCAAAAGAAGTAGCTGTTGATAGCCGGGAATTCAGTAAGAAACCTTCATTGCTTGAGAAGCCACGCCAAGTAGTCCCTGTGGAGGGTCGCGCGAAATCACGTTCTGGTTCCTCTATTAAATCTGATGAATCGGACTCAAATGAGCCAAGATACTCAACACGTTTTGTAGAAACACGTTTACCAAATACTACACCATATCAAGCTCTTGGCACATATTCGACCGCGCGGCGACTTGATACGACACGTAGCACACCCTTCTATACACCAACTGTGCCAACTGTGGCTAAATCCAAGACCACTGAAGGTAAAGGATTTTACATTAAGGGTTCACCGGTTGTGGGATCAAATATTGTTGCTTCCACACCAAATCCCAAACGAAGAGTGGTTTCACAGGATACTACCTCTAACTCAACACCTATTACAACACTCCGTCCACTTATAATCGGCATGAGGTACAATCACGAATCATCCGGGGAGAAACATAAAACTGCAGTTTCGTCGAAGAGTTCTTTTGATGTAGATTTACCAGTGCACCGAGCAAGAAAACGTCCAGACTCTGCTGATCTTACAACTACTTCCACTACACCAGCGCCCACAGGACCGACTTATTTGCCACGCAATGCCGCACGTCCAAAAACGACATCAAATTCTGGTGGTGACGATTTCCTCTTTGCACCGCAACCACTCATTGATGGCGATGACTCAGTAACACGCAATGTACAGGAAATGATAAAGACTATTAACTTgttgaaaactaaatttgatGACGTTGATCAGACAAAATTCCAAGGACAAGCACGTGAGGGTTTGGATATACCTCCTTCATCAGGACCAGATGCTTTAGTCTCATTAGCCAAATATTTTGCGAATGAGCAGAATGCCGCGTCAAGTAACTCAGTAAGTAGTTCAGCAGAAAACAAAGGCATAGCGCGTACCGACGCAAGCATTCCCATAACGACATTGAAATACTCATTAAAACCCATAAAAATCACTGAACAAGTTGACGCTACAACCGCAACCAATATTGGTGTTAGCAAAAAGTCTGAAGACATACGCACCAGTCTGCTCAGTGAACGCACTGTCAATCAGTATTCTAATCTATTTGGACTGCACGCTGCTGGTGGCAAATCCACAGAAAATATAACAGGCCGCAGCAGTGGCACAAATGGATCCGGTGCGTCTAATGATCAGTTAAGCTTATTCCCACAAATAGGAACCACCGGTGCTACAATTAGTCAACTGGCCGAAGAGCCTAACTCCCGGAAAATAGCACATGTCTTCTCGGAAGCCATATCTAGTTATTTAGAAGATCCCAAAACATTCCGGGCACAACTTGAAGCAGTCAGACCGACTGAACCAACAATAGTTAGCGGAAAACCAAATTTTGAACCTGTTACAGCGACCGATAGGTCATTGTTTAACTCAGGCACAGCTGCTACTTATCTTCCCACGCAGTCGCCAATAGTTACTGAACCGCCAGCCACCGCATCGAGTATCGCTGCCGAAATCAACAACAACTTCGACTTTTCTACACCCTCAAATGACTTCTTGAGCACCACAGATGCACCCGACACCACAACCTACCGACCACGTTTCAATGACGCACGCGGACAACAGTTGCGAAAACAATTCTCAGCAGAATTACAATCGGCTCTGGGTGAATCAAGTGAACATGAAGAATTTCTCCATGGTGAGCACACTCAATCGTTTGTTATACCTCGCAATAACAGAGTTAAAGCTGCATACACCTCCGATGTGGGCAATAAACCAACCGAAAATCCCTGGAATCACATTTCACAGACCGATTTCCTTGACCCTCTGACAATTAATGACGGTCTGATGAAGGAGCCACGCACCACAACCATTAGTTCATTGAATTTTGCTCAAAAGGACACTACAACACTAGTCCCTGCCACAACTCTCCGCGGCCAATTAAGTGTACTCTCATCGGATGCACAACGCACCACAGCACGAACTAGCGAGCAGTACACACGCGTAGGTTCTGCCGAAGAGACAACACACCATCCTGCTGCCACCAACCAATCACCCGAATTCGACTCTTGGCAAGAACTGTTTCACGCATACAATCTGCCACAAGAGTCACTGCCCTCTAGCAATGGTTTGCAACGTATTGCCAATAAACTGTTCGGCGGCCTCAATGAATCAGAAGCATTACATCTGAAGAATGTTATGCAACAAGCGGAACACAATCGTCAGGTGCTAAGTCTATTGCTATTACTCATACAGACGTGCGACGACCAAAATGGCAGAGCCTTGGAACGCTCGCGCAAGCATCTTCTGAATGCGCTCATTGATATGGACGGCAAGTTGGCAAATGAAGGTGGCAAGTCTGCACATAACAAAGGAGCCTCTGTGCCAGCAGCCGCAGCGGCGGCTTCCCAGCCAATAATCTCCACAACCGCACGCATAGTGGACACCACAATTCGGCAGGCAGCCACCACTAATTTACCGTTAGCCGGCAGTACTACCACTGAAGCCGGCGCGTGGACGACGACAACAATCCCCGCAGTCACACAATCAAGTGGCAGCATGGAGGAGACCACGAAATTCGAGATACGTGTGGAGGATCCAGAGGAGAGTACAGTCAACACGATTGCGTCGAGCCACGGTggcagcagcggcagcggcagcaCCAGCTCGAACTCAGATGAACGCGCCTTAGAGCTACTCAAGTCATTATACTCGTTGGCCTCAAAGTTCACAAGCAGACGATAA